The following coding sequences are from one Leishmania major strain Friedlin complete genome, chromosome 36 window:
- a CDS encoding streptococcal hemagglutinin-like protein, whose product MRITAATATAPVGAPGAKVRKGKAKTIRAVAAAGAVWRPQSQLIFTSNATSVTAPSNGELGDSKTAGAISTNGSINGYTGTSSALALKAAGTGGSGSCGVASVLPIPTAPSSGSAQVPPLPSSGCAAVENQILRNDALEAVRRSGAEGFPPSREKGVVSCTLPAAEKQRRVSDIARANELSTDNPNTFTPAEVPPWVAGGAPVDASKAADTGGGASAASFEGVMDNSPFVSSSSLAPSDTGCTQRTKASHADQRPSATQRCDNGAFAERPQLLLSLAQDNRGFLNPGYSCDSSDWSSEDSDASSGRAGADGSAGSARRQRTPSAAPSSRAAPSEQRGKACGGAPPPVLTTRLSSGRNRTALAVFPLTAAEEQSARQAYDTYRAQQEKAGYHRSDTSATKLRSQRSASVSPSALSTSTSVGKRELLRLLHGLYHRAQAMMASTTKTAAPTSAPPQRKAMSPTMSVGTADLLHKFPSTKYLLNAAEACFGSRRFRTLMAAVVADSDALVPIVVRNNDGGASAVPTASRSRLSSSSQGLTVEEALSFFRHLKHEMTSDVARHRERRQAEASAKPEAASGDKRRNRPAKAAPLQPLLDLQGSQKTRSTSAPSCQAASQVCRLPSAQAGRRSGRPPPTPIALMAARHVTSASFPPSSTPPSPSPQLSSSPSRPGIPGAMTLVGPRKPTGRRKGPRRKTALPPPSPHPFGSNSCTPDATYMDDFIHTYVQRKAFAEIAEGQGFHDSTTVTLGKLIKVLHWFELALDPSVIEHLCGVQVQPARESPDISIDFSTFVKIINSGLWCQRYSGGSGSSAPGSTSADNNDDPESNACVPVLPPEAPARASPVALPIPGLTAADSASLSTGGGGAPCAKAASSTISVRDIGGSNPSPLVLAPVSAAAHRRLSSLSSMSTSTASSPASGGSMHRSFVDTDDAYPLVAHDSAIAALCRSIRQRLRRELRRSVSSGSNALLRPRDNQGSGNGAGDGAAQKEGSDPQYSPSSRTAPASSCSWRSLSLASSAASSMSRGNVSVAGLVGESESASARDDGEVFSASPHFSKWRSDTKCSTPLSHQRLREQQSPSPHVGHRLPPHSHPYTLTPTPRAPRAQPARRGEGAVASQWFPTAQRWQGHGHRLAAPPPARPATAQRPSLSTAVARRCRRHQESMHFITSLSPYSNSGHGARRSASHCWSRIATLSALSRSRRSSSLHSCDTQSVVNSFQFSESGLSAAFLSRTLPAQTVSRHPKRNRPSSAYTRLTTAPTHDACTAHVSHPPLSPAIRSSPLPYRRRLFQAC is encoded by the coding sequence ATGCGTATCaccgcggcgacagcgaccgCCCCTGTCGGTGCCCCAGGCGCCAAAGTGCGCAAGGGAAAAGCAAAGACcatccgcgccgtcgccgcggcaggcgcagTATGGCGCCCCCAATCGCAGCTCATCTTCACCTCCAACGCCACCTCTGTGACGGCACCGTCGAACGGCGAACTTGGTGACTCGAAAACCGCAGGGGCCATCAGCACCAATGGCAGCATCAACGGCTACACCGGCACCTCATCAGCGCTGGCGCTAAAGGCTGCAGGTACTGGAGGCAGTGGCAGCTGTGGGGTTGCCTCGGTGCTCCCCATACCCACCGCGCCATCCTCTGGTAGCGCGCAAgtgcccccgctgccgtcgtcagggtgcgctgcggtggaAAACCAGATTTTGCGGAACGACGCTCTCGAAGCGGTGAGGCGATCAGGCGCCGAGGGTTTTCCACCCTCGCGGGAGAAGGGCGTTGTCAGTTGCACGTTGCCAGCAGCCGAAAAGCAACGCCGTGTCTCGGACATTGCCAGGGCAAATGAGCTCAGCACAGACAACCCCAATACGTTCACCCCTGCTGAGGTGCCGCCTTGGGTGGCTGGCGGCGCCCCTGTCGATGCTTCCAAGGCTGCAGACACCGGTGggggcgccagcgctgcttcTTTCGAAGGAGTGATGGACAACTCGCCCTTCGTGTCGAGCTCCTCCTTGGCCCCTTCCGACACAGGATGTACGCAGCGGACAAAGGCCTCGCACGCAGACCAGCGGCCCTCAGCGACGCAACGGTGCGACAACGGCGCTTTCGCGgagcggccgcagctgctcctgtcGCTCGCGCAGGACAACCGGGGCTTCCTCAATCCTGGCTACTCGTGCGACTCCTCAGACTGGAGCAGTGAGGACAGCGACGCTAGCAGTgggcgtgcaggtgctgacggcagcgccggctcggcaaggcgccagcgcacccCATCTGCGGCACCTTCCAGTCGAGCCGCACCATCGGAGCAGCGCGGAAaagcgtgcggcggcgcgcctccgccggtGCTCACTACGCGTTTGAGTAGCGGCAGGAACCGGACCGCCCTCGCTGTCTTCCCGCTGACCGCCGCAGAGGAGCAGTCAGCCCGGCAAGCGTACGACACCTACCGAGCACAGCAAGAGAAAGCGGGCTATCACAGGAGCGACACCAGCGCCACTAAGCTCCGCTCTCAGCGCTCTGCTTCCGTGTCCCCATCCGCCCTGAGCACTTCCACGTCTGTAGGGAAgcgtgagctgctgcggctacTTCACGGGCTTTATCACCGTGCACAGGCCATGATGGCCTCTACCACAAAGACCGCCGCGCCGACGTCCGCCCCGCCGCAGAGGAAGGCGATGTCGCCAACCATGAGCGTTGGCACGGCAGACCTGCTGCACAAGTTTCCGTCAACCAAGTACCTGCTCAACGCGGCTGAGGCATGCTTTGGCAGCCGTCGTTTCCGAACTCTCATGGCCGCTGTGGTGGCAGACAGTGACGCCCTCGTCCCCATCGTCGTTCGAAACAACGACGGAGGAGCGTCAGCCGTGCCCACCGCTTCACGGTCACGGTTGTCGTCTTCGTCTCAAGGATTGacagtggaggaggcgctctcCTTCTTTAGGCACCTCAAACATGAAATGACCTCGGATGTGGCTAGGCACCGGGAGAGGAGGCAGGCAGAGGCGTCCGCGAAGCCAGAAGCGGCGTCGGGGGACAAAAGACGGAATCGCCCAGCGAAGGCTGCTCCATTACAGCCCCTACTTGACCTGCAGGGCTCGCAGAAGACGCGTAGTACTTCTGCCCCCAGTTGTCAAGCTGCCTCCCAGGTGTGCCGTCTCCCTTCTGCGCAGGCCGGTCGACGCAGCGGCCGACCTCCGCCGACTCCTATTGCGCTGATGGCGGCGAGGCATGTCACGTCGGCATCTTTCCCGCCGTCGTCTACCCcaccttcgccttctccgcaGTTGTCTTCCTCACCGTCGAGGCCAGGGATTCCCGGGGCGATGACGTTGGTGGGCCCTCGGAAGCCAACTGGACGGCGTAAGGGCCCGCGCAGAAAaacagcgctgccgccgccgtcgccccaTCCGTTCGGTAGCAACTCGTGCACGCCCGACGCAACTTACATGGATGACTTCATCCACACATATGTGCAGCGCAAGGCGTTTGCTGAGATCGCCGAAGGACAGGGCTTCCACGACAGCACCACCGTGACATTGGGGAAGCTGATAAAAGTGCTACACTGGTTCGAGCTGGCGCTCGACCCCAGCGTCATCGAGCACCTGTGcggcgtgcaggtgcagcCCGCGCGAGAATCGCCGGACATCTCCATTGACTTCAGTACCTTTGTGAAAATCATCAACTCGGGCTTGTGGTGCCAGCGCTACAGTGGGGGCAGCGGCTCTTCAGCACCCGGCTCCACGTCGGCGGACAACAACGATGATCCGGAGTCcaacgcgtgtgtgccggtgtTGCCACCAGAGGCGCCTGCACGGGCCTCTCCTGTGGCGCTGCCTATTCCTGGCTTGACGGCGGCCGACAGTGCATCGCTCAGCACGGGTGGCGGGGGTGCACCTTGCGCTAAggctgcctcctccaccatCTCAGTGCGTGACATTGGGGGCTCGAATCCGTCGCCACTGGTCCTTGCCCCAGTttctgctgcggcgcatcGTCGATTGAGCAGCCTCAGCAGCATGTCGACTTCAACCGCTTCTTCACCGGCAAGTGGCGGCAGCATGCACAGATCATTTGTGGACACAGATGATGCGTACCCATTGGTAGCTCATGACTCCGCCATCGCAGCGCTCTGCCGCAGTATTcgccagcggctgcgccgagAGCTGCGGCGGAGCGTGAGCAGTGGGTCtaacgcgctgctgcgacccCGAGACAACcaaggcagcggcaacggggctggcgatggcgcggcgcaAAAGGAAGGAAGCGACCCACAGTATTCTCCATCTAGCCGGACGGCGCCGGCTTCCTCGTGCTCGTGGAGGTCGTTGTCTTTggcctcctccgcagcgTCGTCAATGTCCAGGGGGAACGTGAGTGTCGCCGGTCTGGTTGGTGAGAGCGAATCCGCTTCTGCGCGTGACGATGGCGAGGTATTCTCGGCATCGCCACACTTTTCAAAGTGGCGCAGTGACACGAAGTGCAGCACTCCGCTGTCTCACCAgaggctgcgcgagcagcagtcgccgtcgccgcatgTAGGTCATAGGCTGCCTCCTCACTCGCATCCGTACACGCTGACCCCTACCCCAAGAGCCCCGCGTGCACAGCCCGCCAGAAGAGGTGAGGGCGCCGTTGCCTCCCAGTGGTTCCCGACAGCGCAGCGTTGGCAGGGGCACGGGCACCGActcgctgctccgccgcccgcCAGGCCGGCTACTGCGCAAAGACCATCTCTCTCCACTGCCGTGGCGAGGCGGTGTCGCCGGCATCAAGAATCAATGCACTTTATCACGTCCCTGTCGCCTTACAGCAATTCAGGCCATGGCGCCCGACGGTCCGCAAGCCATTGCTGGTCGCGCATCGCGACTCTATCAGCGCTGAGTCGGTCGCGAaggtcgtcgtcgctgcacTCCTGTGACACCCAGTCAGTGGTGAATTCGTTCCAATTTTCAGAGTCCGGCTTGTCTGCCGCTTTCTTGTCCCGGACTTTGCCTGCACAGACGGTGTCGAGGCACCCCAAACGGAACCGTCCATCTAGCGCCTATACGCGACTCACGACGGCACCAACGCATGACGCCTGCACAGCGCACGTGTCAcacccccctctctcaccAGCCATCAgatcgtcgccgctgccgtatcggcggcggctcttCCAGGCCTGCTAG